A section of the Pan paniscus chromosome 11, NHGRI_mPanPan1-v2.0_pri, whole genome shotgun sequence genome encodes:
- the GLT6D1 gene encoding putative glycosyltransferase 6 domain-containing protein 1 produces the protein MLCQSQVGNTPCLTWFLFHRKRPDVITKTDWLAPILWEGTFDRRVLEKHYRRQNITVGLAVFATGRFAEEYLRPFLHSANKRFMTGYRAIFYIMVDAFFKLPDIGPSPLRTFKAFKVGTERWWLDGPLVHVKSLGEHIASHIRDEVDFLFSMAANQVFQNEFGVETLGPLVAQLHAWWYFRNTKNFPYERRLTSAACIPFGQGDFYYGSLMVGGTPHNILDFIKEYLNGVIHDIKNGLNSTYEKHLNKYFYLNKPTKLLSPEYSWDLAFSPPPQIQYVKVAHDSQRKL, from the exons atgttatgccagagtcaggttggaaa CACTCCGTGTTTAACTTGGTTCTTGTTCCACAGAAAACGCCCTGATGTTATAACGAAAACAGACTGGCTCGCTCCCATCCTATGGGAAGGGACTTTCGACAGGCGGGTTCTGGAAAAACATTACAGAAGGCAGAATATCACTGTGGGCCTGGCCGTCTTTGCTACTGGCAG GTTTGCAGAGGAGTACCTGAGGCCGTTCCTACACTCCGCAAATAAGCGCTTCATGACAGGCTACCGAGCGATCTTCTACATCATGGTGGACGCCTTCTTCAAGCTGCCTGACATAGGGCCCAGTCCTCTTCGAACGTTCAAAGCATTTAAAGTGGGCACCGAGAGGTGGTGGCTCGACGGCCCCCTGGTGCATGTGAAGAGCCTGGGTGAACACATCGCCAGTCACATCCGGGACGAGGTGGACTTCCTCTTCAGCATGGCTGCCAACCAGGTCTTCCAGAATGAGTTCGGGGTGGAGACCCTGGGCCCGTTGGTGGCCCAGCTCCACGCCTGGTGGTATTTCAGAAACACCAAGAACTTCCCTTACGAGAGGAGGCTGACCTCAGCAGCTTGCATCCCGTTTGGACAGGGAGATTTCTATTATGGCAGCTTGATGGTTGGTGGCACACCCCATAATATTTTAGACTTCATCAAAGAATATCTGAACGGAGTTATTCATGACATCAAAAATGGACTCAATAGCACCTATGAAAAGCaccttaacaaatatttttacctCAATAAACCCACCAAGCTGTTATCACCAGAATACAGCTGGGATCTTGCATTTTCTCCTCCTCCACAGATCCAATACGTCAAGGTTGCACATGATTCCCAGAGGAAATTATGA